The proteins below come from a single Aegilops tauschii subsp. strangulata cultivar AL8/78 chromosome 6, Aet v6.0, whole genome shotgun sequence genomic window:
- the LOC109737459 gene encoding uncharacterized protein, with translation MATSSSSKDKFFKRVINPYLSEVLKHPQTIEMHEGVLHIRDIQGPKGTGTVEARLEAMEQEVFKCKGMVEREINANHLMITDSTSDHKVDDRSMKYIAFTLNEQINFLQSQIYDLKNQVFEYEARFKGMSLAASCRTHDTHSSSYDGELLPWKPEDKLTTTSSPQPPSSSPQKET, from the coding sequence ATGGCCACATcgagctcctccaaggacaagttcttcaaaaGGGTAATCAACCCCTACTTGTCGGAGGTGCTGAAGCACCCTCAAACCATCGAGATGCATGAGGGAGTGCTCCACATCCGGGATATTCAAGGGCCCAAGGGGACGGGAACCGTGGAGGCCAGGCTCGAAGCCATGGAGCAGGAGGTCTTCAAGTGCAAGGGAATGGTGGAGCGTGAAATCAATGCCAACCACCTCATGATTACAGATTCCACCAGTGATCACAAGGTGGATGACCGGTCCATGAAGTACATCGccttcaccctcaacgagcaaatcaactttctGCAAAGCCAAATCTATGATCTAAAAAatcaagtctttgaatatgaggcaagatttaaaggtatgagtttagcTGCCAGTTGTAGGACTCATGATACTCATtcttcctcttatgatggtgagcTTCTTCCATGGAAGCCGGAGGATAAGCTCACTACTACTTCATCACCACAACCACCATCATCTTCCCCACAAAAGGAGACTTAA